The Chryseobacterium sp. JV274 sequence CAAGCCCTGAGCACTTCCCTGTAATGATGAATAAGTGGTGGACTGTGGTAGATTACTGACAGAACTACTTGTTATTGTACTGGATGTTGTTGCATAATTTCTTTTAACTGCCTTTGAATATCCCATTACTACAACCTCTTCAATACTTTTAGTCTGATTGGTATCTTTTCGCTGGCCGGTAGGAATATAATTTGTATTTCTATCAGCATATACATTTTGTTCTCTTTCCATACGGTACTCAGAGATTACCGGTTGATAGATATGATCTGAAGGTACTGGAAGTGGCAAAGGCGGAAGTGGCGGAACTTTCACAGAGTATTTAATAGGTTCCGGATTGACAGCCAGATTTTCTGCAGGTTTAATAATCTTTTTTTCTTTTTGAATATTATTCTTTATAGTACTATCTATTTTTGAAATATCTGTCTTTGTAACCGGACCTCTTAAAGTTGTATTCTCTGCGATTACAGGTTCTGCAGTCTCTTTATTATTCATAAAGTAAAAAGCTCCCAAACCAATTATCAAACTTGCGGCAATACCATATGGCAGCCAAATAGGAATTGTTCTCTTTTTTTCTTCTTTTTTATCTAATTTCTCTTCAATTTTCCCCCATACTTTTTCAAAACCAGGAAAAACAGTTGGCTCTTCTGAAAGCTTGGATGCTTCATTGAATTGTTGATCTATATGATTATTTTCCATTATTGTAAAAGTTTAAATGTTTTGATTCACTAAAAGTTCCTGCAGCTTTTTTCTTGCAAAATTGAGCTGTGATTTTGAAGTACCTTCACTGATGGAAAGCATTGCGGCTATTTCTTTATGAGGATATCCTTCAATAGCGAAAAGATTAAAGATCGCTCTGCAGCCTTCGGGAAGAAAATTCAGTAAACTCAGAATATCTTTTTCAAGGGAAAGGTTCTCTGTGGTTCCTTCAGAAGGATCCATGAAATTTTCTTCAAGAGAAATCAACAATCCCTTACTAGATCTTAATTTCTGCAGGCATTCGTTCACCGCAATTTTTCTGGCCCATGCTTCAAAGGTTTGAGCATTTTGAAGCTGGGTAATTTTCGTGAAGATTTTATAAAACGTATCTGCCAATACTTCTTCTATATCTTCATCGTTTTTCAAATAGCGTCTGCAGACTGCGTAAAGCCTGCCCGCCATTTTCTCGTAAACCTTCCGCTGTGCATTGCGGTCGTTACGCTGGCATTCCAATAATAATTCTTGTTCCATAGTCAGGAGTTATATTATTATAGATGCAGAAACTTTTGCTGGGGTTGGAAACATGGTCAACTTTTTTATTAAAATATCGAAAAAACAAATTTTAAAATAAGCCATTTGATATTTTTTTTTTATTTCAAATTTAACTTTTCCATCTGTAACAAATCTTTATTATCAACGACTCTTAATATAAATAATCTTTTTATAGTAATGAAAAATGCCAAAATTGCATCATTACTTTTTGTTTTGTCTGCAGGAAGTATGATGTTTGCCCAAGATGACTTAATCAACAAGTTAAAAAACAACCAATCACAAAACGCTAATTTTCAGTTCACAACGTTAAAAGACGTTGGTGCAACTTCTGTAAAAAACCAGGGTTCATCAGGAACTTGCTGGAGCTATTCAGGTAATTCTTTCCTTGAATCTGAAATGCAGAGAATGGACAAAAAACCTGTAGATCTTGCTGAGATTTTTACAGCGAGAAACTCTTATCATGATAAAGCGAAATTATATGTTTTGAATAATGGCGCAATCAGCTGGGGTGACGGAGGAGAACTTCACGACGTAATCAATATGTACAAGAAGTATGGAGCAGTTCCTCAGGATGTGTACACAGGATTAAAAGCCGGACAAACTACGAATAACTTCAAGGAAATGCAGGGGAAACTGAAGCCTGTTCTTGACAGTCTTGTTCAAGCTTCTTCAAAAGGAAAACTTACAGATAACTGGATGGATTCTGTAGATGCTATTCTTGATGAATATTTAGGAAAAGTACCTGCTAACTTCACATATGAAGGGAAGAATTACACTCCGAAAACATTTGCAAAGGAAGTAGTGGGAATCAATGCTGAAGATTATGTAGAATTATCTTCTTATAAAGATTATGCATATTATGAGAAATTTGTAGTTCCGATTCCTGATAACTGGAGCCACGATTCTGACTGGAATGTTCCAATGAAAGATCTTACAGCGATCATCGACAATGCAGTAACGAAAGGATATTCTGTAGGCTGGGCAACTGACGTTTCTGAGCCTTATTTCTCTTACAAAAATGGTGTAGCTTATGTTCCGGATATGGAGCTTGATCAGATCACTGCAGAGAATAAGCAAACTTTATTTACAGAGCCTAAAAAAGATAAAACAATCACTGAAGATATGCGTCAGAAAGCACTTAATAACCTTTCTACAACGGATGATCATGGTATGCATATCGTAGGTTTGGCAAAAGATCAAACGGGTAAAGAATATTATATGGTGAAAAATTCATGGGGAGTAACCAATGATTTCGCCGGATATCTTTATGTAACAAGACCTTATGTTGAATACAAATCAACAGCGATCCTTGTTCACAAAAATGCAATCCCGAAAAGCATCTTAAAACAATTGAAACCAACTAAGAATATTGGTTTATAAGATAAAGAAATCATTTCTGCCGGTTTAAGGGCAGTTTTAGATATTTAAATCTGTTAAAACCCGCTTTCGGAAATTCCGGAAGCGGGTTTGTTTTAAAAAATAATCTTTGAAAAAATATATTTCCCATTTTAGTGTAAAATACTGTTTGATTTACAAAAAATATTATATTTGTATGAATCAACAAATTAATTAACATGAAAAATCTAAAGAAATTAACAAAATCGACATTAAAAAACATCATCGGAGGAAATGCACCACAGTGTGAAGGAGATACTGTTGCCTGCCGCCACAAAGCTGAAAATGGAGTTCCTGCCTACTGGTCATGCGAACCAGCTGCAACAGGATGCAGATTCTTATAAAATGACCTTCAAAGCCTTTAGAAGTTGTTTATAAAACAAATAAGAACCCGATTTCAGAAATTCTGAAATCGGGTTCTTTAATAAATAGGTGAAAATTAAATATAAAATAAAGTGAATTATGCTGATTTAATATCAGGTTGAATGGTCAAATTAACTTTGCAGGTCAATAAATTATGCTGTAAAAAATTGACAGCGAAGTAAATTCACTATTCGTTATTGATATTAAAATAAAACGCCCATACTTTCTGCTGAAAAATCCAGAAGAGCTTCAGTGTTTCCATCTTTGATCTTCTGTACCCATTGATGATCCTGCAAAATGGCTCTTCCTACCGCAACAAGATCGAATTCTTCATTATCAAGTCTTCTGATCAGCTCCGTAAGATCTGTCTTTTCTGTTCCCTGTCCTGCAAAAGCGTTAAGAAAATCTCCGTTCAAACCTACAGAACCTACTGTAATAGTTGGCTGTCCTGTAATTTTTTTAGCCCATCCCGCAAAGTTTAAATCAGAACCTTCAAATTCAGATTCCCAGAAACGACGCTGCGAACAGTGGAAAATATCTACACCAGCTTCTTTTAAAGGTAACAACCACTCTTCCATTTCATTTGGAGTGAATGCCAGTCTGGTTTTATAATCCTGCTGTTTCCATTGTGAAAGACGGATGATAATGGTAAAATCATCTCCTACTGCTGCTCTGATAGCCTTTACAACTTCCACAGCAAATCTACTTCTTTCCTTTAATCTTTTACCGCCATATTCATCTGTTCTTGTATTAGTCAACTCCCAGAAAAATTGGTCGATCAGATAACCGTGAGCTCCATGAATTTCAATACAGTCGAAACCAAGGTCTTTTGCTGATTTTGCAGATGCTGCAAACTGTGCAATGGTATCCTGAATATCTTCAATGGTCATTGTTGAAGCCTTTTCCATTGAAACTAAAGGATAATCCTCGGACATTCTTGTATCTCCTACATGCCAGATCTGAGGGCCCATTTTACCTCCATTCTGATGTACGGTATCTATTACGTTTTTCCAGCCGTTTAAAGCTTCTGTACCATAGAAATCAGGAATATGCTGCATGTTTTTTGATCCCGGTCTGTTGATCACAGTTCCTTCGGAAAGAATCAATCCTACTTCTGAAGCGGCCCTTCTCCCATAATAGTCTGCAATATTCTGAGTTGGAACTCCATTGTCAGACTGTGCTCTGGTCATAGGAGCCATTACGATTCTATTTTTAAGCTGTAAATTTTTGTATTGAAACGGTTTAAATAATGATGATGTGCTCATATTTAAATTTATATTTTATAATTGTTACACAAAGTAACTAATAATAGTTCGTTTTTGTATCTTTTATTAAAAAAATAGTGGTAACTTCGCAGTAACTTACATTAGTAACATCAAAGTAACGTATGAAATTTTGGTTCCATATGCTATTTAAATAATAATTTTTCTATGAAAAAGAATGAATTAATGCAATACAGCTGTCCTCTGGGTAAGGCAATGGCCGCTTTAGGAAGCAAATGGAAACCTATTATAGTTCTTGTTATTAAAGACAGGAAGTTACGTTTTGGAGAACTGGCAGTACGCATTAATGTCATTTCCAGAAAGGTATTAACGGATCAACTGAGGGAAATGGAAGCCGATGGACTGGTGATCCGTGAAGAGTTTAAGGAACTCCCTCCAAGAGTAGAATATTCTCTTACAGAAAAAGGACTGGCATTGTTACCGATCTTATATTTACTGGAGGAATGGGAAGCAAAATATCAGGTGAAAGGACAGCATGAAAATAAAGACTGTGCTTTTTTGAATGAAGAAGTAAAAAATAAAAAGGCTGTCAATGTTTGATAGCCTTTTGTATTAAATTGTACTTTCAAAAAGGTAAGTATATAACGAAAAGGTAAGCATATAGGTTCAAAGCCATTTCTGATGCAAATTTGCAGAAAATATTTCATTATGAATTACAAAGAAATTGCAAAAGAAACCATTGGAAATCTATACAAAGTCCACAATAGCATCCGAAAGTCCGGTATTGATGAAAAACTGATCGCTCTGGTAGAACTGCGTGTCTCTCAAATCAATGGATGTGCTTATTGCTGTAGTTATCATGCTAAAGAATTGTCTGATTTTGGCTTTGAACAGGATGCCATTAACAGACTTCCAGGTTGGAAACATACCAATGCCTTCAATGATCAGCAAAAGCTTGTTTTAGAATGGGCTGAAGCTCTCACTTACAGCAAAGATGATTGGCAAACGACCAAAGCAAAACTGACAGAGCAATTTACAGAACGGGAAATTGTAGAACTTACAGCAAGTATAACGTTGATGAATACTTTGAATAAGCTGAGGATTGCTTTGGCTGAGAAGGATTAAGAAAATTAAAAGGCTGTCAATGTAAGATGGCTTTTATTTTTACCATTATTAATATCAAATATAAAAGTCTAATTTTCATCATTTATCATTAAACTATTCAAACAAATATAAAACAAAAAACCGCTCCCAAAAAGGAAGCGGTTTTTAAATTTATCTAAAATCCCAATTAGAATATCGCAGGATATTTCTGAGGATTTGTTTCATTAAACATTGCGTAGATTTTTTCTACCATATCGTCTGTAGACGGCTTACTGAAGTAGTCACCATCACTTGCATAGGCAGGTCTGTGATCATTTGCAGAGATCGTCAACGGATCTGAATCCAGATATCTGAATGCTTTTTGCTTTTCAAGAATCTGCTGTAAGATGAATCCTGTAGTTCCTCCTTCCACATCTTCGTCAATCACTACTAATCTGTTGGTTTTCTTAACACTTTCAGCTATTTCGTGAGATAAATCGAAAGGAATCAATGACTGAATATCAATTACTTCTGCCGAAATCCCTAATTTTTCCAATTCGTTAGCTGCTTCTGTTACAATTCTCCACGTAGAACCGTAAGTGACCAAAGTAACGTCTTTTCCTTCTTTTGTTACTTCAATTTTACCTACAGGAACAGTGAATTCTCCTAAGTTATCAGGTTGTTTCTCTTTCAATCTGTATCCGTTCAGACATTCTACGATGATCGCAGGTTCGTCAGCCTGAAGCATAGTGTTGTAGAATCCGGCAGCTTTAGTAAGGTTTCTAGGTACCAATACCAGAATTCCTTTTGAAAGGTTAAGAATACCTGCCATTGGAGAACCTGAATGCCAGATTCCTTCTAATCTGTGACCTCTTGTTCTGATGATCAATGGAGCTTTCTGCCCTCCTTTCGTTCTGTAATGTACGGTTGCCAGATCATCACTCATTCCCTGTAAACAGTAAAGAACATAGTCCAGGTACTGGATTTCAGCGATTGGTCTCAAACCCCTCATTGCCATACCAATTCCCTGTCCAAGAATGGTTGCTTCACGGATTCCTGTATCAGCGATACGTAAAGCACCGTATTTTTCCTGCATTCCTTCCAATCCCTGGTTTACGTCACCAATGTTTCCGGTATCTTCACCAAAAATTAAAGTTTCAGGATATTTTTCAAAAATTTTGTCAAAGTTATTTCTGATCACTACTCTTCCATCAACATCTTCAGAACTGTCGGAATATACCGGCTTAATCTCCTGAATGTTTTCAGACTTCCACTCCGACTGAGAGTATAAGTGAGATGAATAGTTGTCTTTTTCAACAGCAGCCACTTCATTGTATTTCTGCATCAATTGATTTCTTTCTGCAGAGTTCATTCCTCTTGTTGCCAGTAAAGCTTTTCTTACTAAATGGAAAATATCCTTTTTAGCTTTTGAAACAAGCTTATTGAATTGAGAAATGTATGTTTCAACTTCAGCATTCTGCCCTTTAAGGCTTTCTACTAAAGGTAAAATAGACTGAATAAGTTCTGATACTGCTTTCTGATAGTTTTCCCAAGCCGTTTTCTGTCCTGCTTTTGCTATCTTTTTTGCTTCTTCATCAATGGCTTCAAGCTCCTCAGTAGTAGCAATCACCTCTTCATTTCCATCAATTTCAATAGAATAGTTCAGAATCCATTCTTTAAATTTTGCCAATCCGTCAAACTCAGCTTCCCAAGCCAGACGTTCTTCATTTTTATATCTTTCGTGAGATCCGGATGTAGAGTGCCCTTGAGGCTGAGTAACATCAATTACATGAACCACTACCGGTACACTTTCTGTTCTTGCAAAATGTTCTGCCTTAGCATATGCATCCAATAATGCAGGATAATCCCAAGCTTTCACCTGAATGATTTCACATCCCTGATTATCTCCTTCTTTTCTCTGGAAACCGCTTAGCATCTCACTGATGTCAGCTTTTGCTCTTTGATTTTTAGTAGGAACTGAAATTCCGTATCCATCATCCCAGATAGAAACAATCATAGGAACCTGAAGTGCACATGCCGCATTCAGAGTTTCCCAGAAATGACCTTCTGCTGTAGAAGCATCTCCAATTGTTCCAAAAGCTATTTCGTTCCCTTCTCTTGAGAATTTTTCTGAACCTTCAAATTTTACACTTTTATAAATTGTAGAAGCCTGAGCCAATCCCAATAATCTTGGCATTTGTCCTGCTGTAGGAGAAATATCCGAAGAGATATTTTTCTGAGCCGTCAAATCTTTCCAGCTTCCGTCTTCATTTAAACTTCTTGTTGCAAAATGCCCGTTCATTTGTCTTCCAGCTGAAGCAGGCTCTCTTTCCACGCTTGTATCTGCATACATCTGTGCAAAGAAACTTTCTACCGTTAAGGCATCTATTGCCAATGCAAAAGTCTGATCCCTGTAATATCCTGAACGGAAGTCTCCATTTCTGAAAACTTTCGCCATTGCAAGCTGAGGAAGTTCTTTTCCATCCCCAAAAATTCCGAATTTAGCTTTTCCAGTGAGTACTTCTCTCCTTCCGAGATAAGACATTTCACGAGAGATCCTTCCTAACCTGTAATCTTCAAGTATCTGATTTTTAAAATCTTGAAAGGATATTTGCTGTGTTTCAATATAGGTTGTTTGCATAGCTAAGTAAAAAAGTTTTTTAGTCTTCAAGTATTTTGCTAATATACAATTTTTAAATTAATTTTAATTTTTAATAATCTTTTTTAAAAATTTGATAATAAAAAAAATTGTGCTTTATTTTGAAAAAAATTGTAAAAGATGGAAAAAAAATCACCTCACATTTTGAATGCGTCAAGCAATCTTTTAGGATTTTCATTGATTATCATGACATCTCTAAAAATCGCTAAAATCAGTCAGAATACATATTTGGACGAATTTGCAGGTCTTGCCAGTATTTTTTTTGCATGCAGCTGCTTCTTCTCATTTCTGGCTATCAGAACGAAAACTGAAAAACGGGAATACACCTTTGAGAGTATTGCGGATTATTTATTTTTAATCGCTTTATTTTGTATAGTTCTAGCAGTTATTATTGTAAGCCTAAAAATAATCTAATTCAAAAAACACCAAATCAATTGTCATTTTTGAACTATAAGCTATAGATATTTATCGAAAACCATTTATTTTCGTTTTTCTGGTATATTATTTGAAATTCACGTTAGTAATTATTTTTAAAACACTATAAGATGACAAAAAAATTACTGACCGTAGTTAAGGTCTTCGCCTTTTCTACACTTTACTTCGCACAGGTAGGAATAAACACCTCGAATCCTCAAACAACCTTTCATATTGACGGAGCTAAAGACAATTCGACATCAGGAGTTCCTACAGCAGTACAACAATCTAATGATTTTGCAGTGACCAATACAGCCCAAGTTGGTATAGGTACAATTACTCCAACAGAAAAGCTGGATGTAAGTTCAGGAAATGTACGTGTCCGAAATATTAATTCCAATATTGGAGTTGGAGGAACAGACAGAGTCGTTGTTGCTGATGCCACTGGTGTCTTGAAAACTATTGACTTTACAGCCTATTCATTATTTCATGCACGTTTGGCTGCAGATCAAAATATTGGCAGCGCAGCTTCAATCGTGACACTAATGTTTGCCAGCCCGGTTGCTACTTCCCCATTTTATTCTTACAACACCTCTTCGGGGGTTCTGACTTTTAGTCAGGCCGGTAATTATCTGGTGACTTTGCAGGCAAGTTTCACAAATATTTCTGCAGGAGCGCAATTACTTTTGGGTATCAGACCTGTTCCGGACAGTAACTACCTGGGAAGAGGAAGCCATTATGCAGGAGCCGCAACTCCCACCCTGACTGCTTCCACAAGAATTGGTGAACTAATGAATTATACAACTGTAATTGTAGTGCCTACAGCTGGTTATCAGATTCGTTTTACAGCAGCTCCCAATCAGGCATGCACTATTTTATCAACAGAGATGGGGCCTACAGGAAATGGAAATGTGACCAATGTAACGGTACAGAAAATATAATTAGGGAAACATAAAAAGGCTTCGGCGCACCTGTGGTGCGCCGAAGCCTTTTTATATATCAGTATTTTTAAAACTTTCTTTCAATTACATAATCTAACATACTATGTAACGATTTTCTTGCTTCAGAATCCGGAAACTCATTGAGGAGATCTTTTGCTTTCTGCTGAAAGTCTTTCATTACCTTAATGGCATATTCCAATCCTCCGGAGTTTTTAACGAATTCTATAAGCTCTTTTACACGTTTCGGGTTGTTATTATAACGTTTTATGGTATCGAAATAATACTTTCTATCCTTCTCATCAGCTATTTTCAGGGTATGAATTAAAGGCAGGGTCATTTTCTGTTCTTTAATATCAATTCCTACAGGCTTTCCAATCACGTTTGAACTTAAATAATCGAAAAGGTCATCTTTGATCTGAAATGCCATTCCTGTAAAGGTCCCAAAATCCATCATCTTCTTAGCCAAAGCTTCGTCTGCATTATTGGAAAGAACTCCTATTTCACAGCAGGCAGCAATCAGAGTCGCTGTTTTCTGGCGGATAATTTCATAATAAACATCTTCAGTAATATCCAGTTTTCTCGCTTTTTCCAGCTGAAGAAGCTCTCCTTCTGACATTTCCCGGATTGTTCTGGAGATTACACCAAGCAAGTCATAATCTTTATGATCTGTAGATAATAGTACGGATTTTGACAAAAGATAATCACCTACCAAAACCGCAATTTTATTCTTCCACAAAGCATTGATTGAAAAGAAATTACGACGTTTAAAACTTTCATCCACTACATCATCATGTACAAGAGTAGCCGTATGAATCAGCTCGATCATAGACGCACCACGATACGTTTTTTCAGTCACTTCACCCACCAGTTTGGCACAGAGAAATACAAACATTGGACGCATCTGTTTTCCTTTGGTGGTAACAATAAAACGGGTTACTTTATCTAATAAAGCTACTTTACTCTGCATTGATTCATAAAACTTCTGTTCAAAAAGTTTCATTTCATCATTGATCGGTCGTTTAATCTCTTCTACTGTATTTGCCACAATCTGCGAATGCTGGGTGAATAATTATTAATTCTCACAAAGATAATTTTTTTCGCTCAATTTTAAGACAAATTAATCTTTGAGTTGATCTTTCGGGATAAAATAAAAAGAGGGTTTTGCAGTTCCCAATGGAGATTTAAATTTTTCTCCGGAAATATAGATTCCGGTTTCATCTACGCTTATTCCTTCAATCTGAGCTAATGAAAGAGCTGTTCCTAAATAATAATGCTTTGGTTTTTCTTTGAAAAATACTCCGGGCTCTGTTTCAGTAAAGATATCTAAAAAGACTTCCGTTTTCTTGGTATATCCCACTAAATAAAGCTTTTTATCAAAATAACAAGCATCTGTAACAACAAAACCTGTTTTATAGGTTTCTATTTTTTCTGCCTTTTGCCGTTCTGAAATCTCTGGATCTACAATATAATGAGAGGTTGCTTTTGCAGCCCATTCTTTAGTAAAGATATGCAGCTTTCCATTCAAATAGATCATGGCTTCCGCATCAAAATCATTTCTGGTATTTTTGGAAATAAATTCGGTTTGTTCAGGATAATAAAAAAGAATTCTAGATCCGTCTAAAGCTCTTTCTGAACCGGGAATTTTAATATTAATAGACGTATCAAGACGTTCGTAAGGAACTTTATAAATCATCAGATCTTTCCTTGTTCCCGTATTATTTCCAAAATCTCCGATATAAAAGTTTTCACCGTCGTTTGCCAAAGCTTCCCAGTCAGTATTAATTAAATTGGTTTTAAGTGTTCGGATAATTTCGCCATTATTTTTATCAATCTCAAAAAGCTCAGCTGGATTTCCGCTATCATTGAAGGTATATAATTTCCCGTTCAAAATATCCAGCCCTGAAGTTTCATCAATCTTCTCATTCAGATAATTAACTCTGTATTTTTTTATTTTCAGAAAATCGGTCTGCTGGGAAAATGCAGATTGAGTAATGATAAGGGCAACAATCAGAAAGAATTTTTTCATAGGACAAAAATAAGGTTTTATTGCAAGTTGAGGGGTTGGGATCTATACGAACATAGATTCTTACGGAATGGACAAACTAAGCGTTTTATTTCTCCACACACCTTGTCATTCCACAGGAATCTGAATATTTTATATAGTCCTTTGAAAAATTCTTGATTTTGTATTGGAGAGTTTAAGGGATTTATTATTTTGTTTATTCACCTTTCTCTCATCTCAAAATAGAAAAACGGGCTGAAATAGCCCGCTTTTCCCTTAGATTTCTATTGATTTTAAAAACAAGTTTAAGCAGTTTTCTGCTCTTCCTGAGTTTGCTGTTGTTCTTTCTTTTTTGCCTGTTTTGCAAAATATTCTTTCTGGTATTGTCTTACCGTTTTTCCGGTTCCGTCATGTCTCCACCCCGGTGAATTGAAAATATAATTGATTCTGTCAGTGAATTTTAATCCTGGCTGTTTGAGATCTTTCCAGATTTTTCTCCATTCATAAAAAAGGACTGTATCTGGTCTGTTATCCGGCATTTTGGGATAAATCCCATACTTTACAGGAATATTAGGATCTTCTTTTTGAAAGGTTCCAAATATTTTATCCCAGATGATCAGGCACATTCCCATGTTCTTATCCAGATATTTTACATTACATGCATGATGAACACGATGGTGGGAAGGAGTGACAAGAATATATTCTAAAAATCCCATACGCTTCACAGTCTGTGTATGAACCCACGTTCCATATACCTGACCAATGGCATAAGCCACCATAATATGCCACGGATTAAATCCTAAAAATGCAAGTGGTGAAAAATATAAATATCTGTAAAGCGGCTGTAGTACAGGGCTTCTGAATCCTGTTGTAAGGTTAAAATATTCTGAACTGTGGTGCGTGATATGAACTGCCCAGAATGCTCTGGAACGATGGTCAACATAATGCAGTACATAATAGGCAAAATCTGTGATTATAAAACAAGCCAGCAGATACCATACACTAAGGTCCCATGAAAAAAGTCTGTGATTGTAGAAGAAAAACATAACGCCCATGGCAAATGCTTTCATGATAAGGTCCAGACCAAAGTTCATCAATGCCAGATAAACATTGGTAGCAAGATCTTTCCCGCTATATAGCTTAGCTTCTGAAACATGGCTGTAAATCATTTCAGCTAAAATAACGGTTGCATGCAACGGGATAGCCCATGCATACACATTTTCCAGCCCATCCTCGCTCATAAGAAAATCCATCATCACAAAATAATTTGTGCAAAGGTAGGGCTTTAACCTTTTTTTAAGAAAGTTTTGATTTTTTTTAAGGAAATTTTAATCTGTTGCTTTGTTGGCCAATTGCCCGCAGGCAGCATCAATATCACCTCCACGGCTTCTTCTGACCATTACAGTAACCCCTGCATTTTCAAGCTGACGGATATAGTTTTCTTCCGCCTGTTTGTTACATTGATCATATTTTCCGTCACCAATCGGGTTGTATTGA is a genomic window containing:
- a CDS encoding RNA polymerase sigma factor codes for the protein MEQELLLECQRNDRNAQRKVYEKMAGRLYAVCRRYLKNDEDIEEVLADTFYKIFTKITQLQNAQTFEAWARKIAVNECLQKLRSSKGLLISLEENFMDPSEGTTENLSLEKDILSLLNFLPEGCRAIFNLFAIEGYPHKEIAAMLSISEGTSKSQLNFARKKLQELLVNQNI
- a CDS encoding aminopeptidase C, producing the protein MKNAKIASLLFVLSAGSMMFAQDDLINKLKNNQSQNANFQFTTLKDVGATSVKNQGSSGTCWSYSGNSFLESEMQRMDKKPVDLAEIFTARNSYHDKAKLYVLNNGAISWGDGGELHDVINMYKKYGAVPQDVYTGLKAGQTTNNFKEMQGKLKPVLDSLVQASSKGKLTDNWMDSVDAILDEYLGKVPANFTYEGKNYTPKTFAKEVVGINAEDYVELSSYKDYAYYEKFVVPIPDNWSHDSDWNVPMKDLTAIIDNAVTKGYSVGWATDVSEPYFSYKNGVAYVPDMELDQITAENKQTLFTEPKKDKTITEDMRQKALNNLSTTDDHGMHIVGLAKDQTGKEYYMVKNSWGVTNDFAGYLYVTRPYVEYKSTAILVHKNAIPKSILKQLKPTKNIGL
- a CDS encoding bacteriocin-like protein, which produces MKNLKKLTKSTLKNIIGGNAPQCEGDTVACRHKAENGVPAYWSCEPAATGCRFL
- a CDS encoding NADH:flavin oxidoreductase; the encoded protein is MSTSSLFKPFQYKNLQLKNRIVMAPMTRAQSDNGVPTQNIADYYGRRAASEVGLILSEGTVINRPGSKNMQHIPDFYGTEALNGWKNVIDTVHQNGGKMGPQIWHVGDTRMSEDYPLVSMEKASTMTIEDIQDTIAQFAASAKSAKDLGFDCIEIHGAHGYLIDQFFWELTNTRTDEYGGKRLKERSRFAVEVVKAIRAAVGDDFTIIIRLSQWKQQDYKTRLAFTPNEMEEWLLPLKEAGVDIFHCSQRRFWESEFEGSDLNFAGWAKKITGQPTITVGSVGLNGDFLNAFAGQGTEKTDLTELIRRLDNEEFDLVAVGRAILQDHQWVQKIKDGNTEALLDFSAESMGVLF
- a CDS encoding winged helix-turn-helix transcriptional regulator, coding for MKKNELMQYSCPLGKAMAALGSKWKPIIVLVIKDRKLRFGELAVRINVISRKVLTDQLREMEADGLVIREEFKELPPRVEYSLTEKGLALLPILYLLEEWEAKYQVKGQHENKDCAFLNEEVKNKKAVNV
- a CDS encoding carboxymuconolactone decarboxylase family protein; protein product: MNYKEIAKETIGNLYKVHNSIRKSGIDEKLIALVELRVSQINGCAYCCSYHAKELSDFGFEQDAINRLPGWKHTNAFNDQQKLVLEWAEALTYSKDDWQTTKAKLTEQFTEREIVELTASITLMNTLNKLRIALAEKD
- a CDS encoding thiamine pyrophosphate-dependent enzyme; amino-acid sequence: MQTTYIETQQISFQDFKNQILEDYRLGRISREMSYLGRREVLTGKAKFGIFGDGKELPQLAMAKVFRNGDFRSGYYRDQTFALAIDALTVESFFAQMYADTSVEREPASAGRQMNGHFATRSLNEDGSWKDLTAQKNISSDISPTAGQMPRLLGLAQASTIYKSVKFEGSEKFSREGNEIAFGTIGDASTAEGHFWETLNAACALQVPMIVSIWDDGYGISVPTKNQRAKADISEMLSGFQRKEGDNQGCEIIQVKAWDYPALLDAYAKAEHFARTESVPVVVHVIDVTQPQGHSTSGSHERYKNEERLAWEAEFDGLAKFKEWILNYSIEIDGNEEVIATTEELEAIDEEAKKIAKAGQKTAWENYQKAVSELIQSILPLVESLKGQNAEVETYISQFNKLVSKAKKDIFHLVRKALLATRGMNSAERNQLMQKYNEVAAVEKDNYSSHLYSQSEWKSENIQEIKPVYSDSSEDVDGRVVIRNNFDKIFEKYPETLIFGEDTGNIGDVNQGLEGMQEKYGALRIADTGIREATILGQGIGMAMRGLRPIAEIQYLDYVLYCLQGMSDDLATVHYRTKGGQKAPLIIRTRGHRLEGIWHSGSPMAGILNLSKGILVLVPRNLTKAAGFYNTMLQADEPAIIVECLNGYRLKEKQPDNLGEFTVPVGKIEVTKEGKDVTLVTYGSTWRIVTEAANELEKLGISAEVIDIQSLIPFDLSHEIAESVKKTNRLVVIDEDVEGGTTGFILQQILEKQKAFRYLDSDPLTISANDHRPAYASDGDYFSKPSTDDMVEKIYAMFNETNPQKYPAIF
- a CDS encoding polyprenyl synthetase family protein codes for the protein MANTVEEIKRPINDEMKLFEQKFYESMQSKVALLDKVTRFIVTTKGKQMRPMFVFLCAKLVGEVTEKTYRGASMIELIHTATLVHDDVVDESFKRRNFFSINALWKNKIAVLVGDYLLSKSVLLSTDHKDYDLLGVISRTIREMSEGELLQLEKARKLDITEDVYYEIIRQKTATLIAACCEIGVLSNNADEALAKKMMDFGTFTGMAFQIKDDLFDYLSSNVIGKPVGIDIKEQKMTLPLIHTLKIADEKDRKYYFDTIKRYNNNPKRVKELIEFVKNSGGLEYAIKVMKDFQQKAKDLLNEFPDSEARKSLHSMLDYVIERKF
- a CDS encoding sterol desaturase family protein, translated to MMDFLMSEDGLENVYAWAIPLHATVILAEMIYSHVSEAKLYSGKDLATNVYLALMNFGLDLIMKAFAMGVMFFFYNHRLFSWDLSVWYLLACFIITDFAYYVLHYVDHRSRAFWAVHITHHSSEYFNLTTGFRSPVLQPLYRYLYFSPLAFLGFNPWHIMVAYAIGQVYGTWVHTQTVKRMGFLEYILVTPSHHRVHHACNVKYLDKNMGMCLIIWDKIFGTFQKEDPNIPVKYGIYPKMPDNRPDTVLFYEWRKIWKDLKQPGLKFTDRINYIFNSPGWRHDGTGKTVRQYQKEYFAKQAKKKEQQQTQEEQKTA